From one Flavobacterium sp. N502536 genomic stretch:
- a CDS encoding AMP-binding protein, which translates to MTKKNWISSGKKRAIRYREPSEKISKAEDLAYVIYTSGTTGKPREFSLPIKMWLLYCTGLKKSLIPHILIRFCSNLTLF; encoded by the coding sequence TTGACGAAAAAGAACTGGATCAGTTCTGGTAAAAAAAGAGCAATACGCTACAGAGAACCTTCAGAAAAAATAAGCAAAGCCGAAGATCTGGCCTATGTTATTTATACTTCGGGAACCACCGGTAAACCAAGGGAGTTCTCTTTACCAATAAAAATGTGGTTGCTTTATTGTACTGGGCTAAAAAAGAGTTTGATACCGCACATTTTGATTAGGTTTTGCAGCAACCTCACATTGTTTTGA
- a CDS encoding condensation domain-containing protein has protein sequence MALIWQEILGIEKVGIEDHFFELGGHSLMIGQVINQIYKKLEGTISYKEFFQTPTIAQISQKIKKGGYKAIPKAQAQGYFPLTSSQHKIWVLSQFEGGNSAYNMHGALKLTGNLEAAKLEEAFRLLISKYEILRTYFKAGYDGEISQYILGEGEWNFRLFRKIIQIKVLQRFLNIYRSSKPLFLI, from the coding sequence TTGGCCCTTATTTGGCAGGAAATTTTAGGGATTGAAAAAGTAGGAATCGAAGATCATTTTTTCGAGCTCGGAGGACATAGTTTGATGATAGGTCAGGTGATCAACCAGATTTACAAAAAACTTGAGGGGACAATATCCTACAAAGAATTTTTTCAAACACCTACCATTGCACAAATAAGTCAAAAAATAAAAAAAGGAGGTTATAAGGCAATTCCCAAAGCACAAGCCCAGGGATATTTCCCGTTAACCTCTTCACAACATAAAATTTGGGTACTCAGTCAGTTTGAAGGAGGTAACAGTGCCTACAACATGCACGGTGCCCTAAAGCTTACGGGGAATCTGGAGGCAGCAAAACTGGAGGAAGCTTTCCGGCTTTTAATTTCGAAATACGAAATTTTAAGAACCTATTTTAAAGCGGGTTATGATGGCGAAATAAGCCAGTACATTTTAGGAGAGGGCGAATGGAATTTTCGCTTGTTCAGGAAAATTATTCAGATCAAAGTGCTTCAGCGCTTTCTGAATATTTACAGGAGCAGCAAGCCACTGTTTTTGATTTGA